Proteins from one Apis cerana isolate GH-2021 linkage group LG11, AcerK_1.0, whole genome shotgun sequence genomic window:
- the LOC108001235 gene encoding transmembrane protein 208, producing MTTKKTKVATKGAKQIVEENKTTLNFYQNMIIGAIGIYFMVTMLFFNFTTLATTLTIFSGIIYIGSYQFMKYIAHATYSESGQLLDSGIDLNMEGGIAEHIKDLIILTSGVQVLSLISNYFWLLWLLVPLRGGWMLWKQILAPWFFAPAPEQPEVSEKKQRKLEKKMARRH from the exons atgacg actaAAAAAACTAAAGTAGCAACTAAAGGAGCAAAACAAATAGTCGAAGAGAATAAAAcaacattgaatttttatcagaatatGATTATTGGGGCAATAGGAATATACTTTATGGttacaatgttattttttaattttacaacatTAGCAACA acATTAACCATATTTtctggaattatatatataggaagttatcaatttatgaaatatatagcaCATGCAACATATTCAGAATCTGGTCAGCTTTTAGATTCTGGAATTGATCTTAATATGGAAGGAGGTATAGCAGA acatataaaagatttaattatattaacttcTGGAGTACAAGTACTTTCTctcatatcaaattatttttggttGCTATGGCTTCTT gtACCATTAAGAGGAGGTTGGATGCTATGGAAACAAATATTAGCTCCATGGTTTTTTGCTCCAGCTCCAGAACAACCTGAGGTTAGTGAGAAGAAACAACGGAAGTTGGAAAAGAAGATGGCTAGACGacattaa
- the LOC108001234 gene encoding protein abrupt-like isoform X1, with the protein MAKNSLSEQFSLKWNNFSNNLTSGFLNHFTENDLVDVTLAVEGQLLQAHKLILSVCSPYFKNIFKENPCQHPVIILKDMKYAEIESLLKFMYQGEININQEDLSTFLKVAQTLQIRGLTTEDTSSTSFDNYDQLDADSSFTQNIVQSNLASINEISKDVNMIDRRKRSHDITKKSCKKKKQDALLTSENIHNASNKKVNNDNQEVLFLMNNENNDTNDTIDEENISTLKSNNDKNEDTTLVYYPFPLDIENSQENSSEQDVEPVIYRLSARGRPQLVHEGYVYNLTSRSEGLNRSHYRCAEQHRGCKGKCAVIAERFMPTGVHDHNHPPGYQSEHDYRKKKGLDVDTS; encoded by the exons ATggcaaaaaattctttatcggaacaattttccttaaaatggaacaatttttctaataatttaacatccGGTTTTCTAAATCATTTTACTGAAAATGATCTAGTTGATGTTACACTTGCAGTTGAGGGTCAGTTGTTACAAGCCCACAAATTGATTCTTTCAGTATGTAgtccatattttaaaaatatatttaag GAAAATCCTTGTCAACATCCAGTCATTATCCTCAAAGATATGAAATATGCTGAAATTGAatcattgttaaaatttatgtaccaaggtgaaatcaatattaatcaagAAGATTTATctacatttttaaaagtagCACAAACATTACAAATAAGAGGATTGACAACAGAAGATACAAGTAGCACATCATTTGATAATTATGACCAATTAGATGCTGATTCTTCTTTTACtcaaaatattgttcaatCAAATTTGGCTTCAATAAATGAGATTTCCAAAGATGTAAATATGAtagatagaagaaaaagatcccatgatataacaaaaaaaagttgcaaaaagaaaaaacaagatGCATTATTAACATCAGAGAATATTCACAATGcatctaataaaaaagtaaataatgataatcaagaagttttatttttaatgaataatgaaaacaatGATACAAATGATACCAtagatgaagaaaatatttctactttaaaaagcaataatgataaaaatgaagatactACTTTAGTATATTATCCTTTTCCTttggatattgaaaattcacaaGAAAATTCAAGTGAACAAG ATGTTGAACCCGTAATTTATAGACTTTCTGCACGAGGTCGACCACAATTAGTGCATGAAGGTTATGTTTATAACTTAACATCTCGCTCCGAGGGTTTAAATAGATCTCATTATAGATGTGCTGAACAACATCGTGGATGTAAAGGTAAATGTGCAGTTATTGCTGAAAGATTTATGCCTACAGGTGTACATGATCATAATCACCCACCTGGATATCAATCAGAACatgattatagaaaaaaaaaaggtttagATGTAGATACttcttaa
- the LOC108001234 gene encoding protein abrupt-like isoform X2, with the protein MAKNSLSEQFSLKWNNFSNNLTSGFLNHFTENDLVDVTLAVEGQLLQAHKLILSENPCQHPVIILKDMKYAEIESLLKFMYQGEININQEDLSTFLKVAQTLQIRGLTTEDTSSTSFDNYDQLDADSSFTQNIVQSNLASINEISKDVNMIDRRKRSHDITKKSCKKKKQDALLTSENIHNASNKKVNNDNQEVLFLMNNENNDTNDTIDEENISTLKSNNDKNEDTTLVYYPFPLDIENSQENSSEQDVEPVIYRLSARGRPQLVHEGYVYNLTSRSEGLNRSHYRCAEQHRGCKGKCAVIAERFMPTGVHDHNHPPGYQSEHDYRKKKGLDVDTS; encoded by the exons ATggcaaaaaattctttatcggaacaattttccttaaaatggaacaatttttctaataatttaacatccGGTTTTCTAAATCATTTTACTGAAAATGATCTAGTTGATGTTACACTTGCAGTTGAGGGTCAGTTGTTACAAGCCCACAAATTGATTCTTTCA GAAAATCCTTGTCAACATCCAGTCATTATCCTCAAAGATATGAAATATGCTGAAATTGAatcattgttaaaatttatgtaccaaggtgaaatcaatattaatcaagAAGATTTATctacatttttaaaagtagCACAAACATTACAAATAAGAGGATTGACAACAGAAGATACAAGTAGCACATCATTTGATAATTATGACCAATTAGATGCTGATTCTTCTTTTACtcaaaatattgttcaatCAAATTTGGCTTCAATAAATGAGATTTCCAAAGATGTAAATATGAtagatagaagaaaaagatcccatgatataacaaaaaaaagttgcaaaaagaaaaaacaagatGCATTATTAACATCAGAGAATATTCACAATGcatctaataaaaaagtaaataatgataatcaagaagttttatttttaatgaataatgaaaacaatGATACAAATGATACCAtagatgaagaaaatatttctactttaaaaagcaataatgataaaaatgaagatactACTTTAGTATATTATCCTTTTCCTttggatattgaaaattcacaaGAAAATTCAAGTGAACAAG ATGTTGAACCCGTAATTTATAGACTTTCTGCACGAGGTCGACCACAATTAGTGCATGAAGGTTATGTTTATAACTTAACATCTCGCTCCGAGGGTTTAAATAGATCTCATTATAGATGTGCTGAACAACATCGTGGATGTAAAGGTAAATGTGCAGTTATTGCTGAAAGATTTATGCCTACAGGTGTACATGATCATAATCACCCACCTGGATATCAATCAGAACatgattatagaaaaaaaaaaggtttagATGTAGATACttcttaa
- the LOC108001245 gene encoding transmembrane protein 258 yields the protein MYIILKFAAYDCVFVANRVSFTCPLSHVKIFIDTMVEVESMTRYVSPINPAIFPLLAVVLLGIGIFFTAWFFVYEVTSTKFTRDMFKELLISLVAALFSGFGILFLLLWVGIYV from the exons atgtatattatattgaagttTGCAGCATATGATTGCGTATTTGTTGCTAATCGTGTAAGTTTTACGTGTCCATTAAGCCacgtcaaaatatttattgatacaatg GTGGAAGTCGAATCTATGACAAGATATGTCTCTCCCATTAATCCtgcaatttttccattattggCAGTGGTATTACTAGGAATTGGAATATTCTTTACAGCATGGTTTTTTGTATATGAAGTTACTAGTACAAAATTTACAAGGGATATgttcaaagaattattaatttctttagtGGCAGCATTATTTTCCGGTTttggtatattatttttacttctttGGGTTGGAATTTATGTAtag
- the LOC108001238 gene encoding tumor susceptibility gene 101 protein, producing the protein MVKMTSIDEGKLKQSLSKYQNSDITKKHVMKVLNLYKGLKYNVEPFVFNDGSRKELFNLQGTIPVSYKGNYYNIPICIWLMDTHPNNAPMCYVKPTADMSIKVSMFVDHNGKIYLPYLHDWLPHSSDLLSLIQIMIVTFGEQPPVYAKPRQGIQTSSTPYPIQSFMPVPGSGTHIPGSSFPSYPQNSQYTGGNNIYPPYMSTTSSGFPYQGYGSYGGTASNYPSQSCTGSFQYPPSTQPSPTVPATVGASGTITEEHIRASLLSAVEDKLRRRLKEQFSQLSAELETLRRTQQELTSGSAHLTDLFDKLKKEKTELEKNITILQDKEAELEKEIAKLSDNQSIDVDEAVTTIAPLYKQMLNAFAEEAATEDAIYYLGEALRCGIIDLDAFLKQVRQLSRRQFMLRALMQRCRQKAGLAG; encoded by the exons ATGGTGAAGATGACATCTATAGatgaaggaaaattaaaacaaagttTATCAAAA taccAAAATTctgatattacaaaaaaacatGTCATGAAAGTTCTAAATCTTTATAAgggtttaaaatataatgtagaaCCATTTg tatttaatgACGGATCACGTAaagaattgtttaatttacaaGGAACAATACCTGTATCTTATAaag gtaattattataacattccTATATGTATATGGCTTATGGATACACATCCTAATAATGCACCTATGTGCTATGTCAAGCCTACTGCAGATATGAGCATTAAAGTTAGTATGTTTGTTGAtcataatggaaaaatttatttaccataTCTTCATGATTGGTTACCA cATTCATCTGATTTACTtagtttaattcaaataatgattGTAACATTTGGAGAACAACCACCTGTTTATGCTAAACCACGACAAGGTATACAAACAAGTTCTACACCTTATCCCATACAAT cTTTCATGCCTGTACCTGGAAGTGGAACACATATACCTGGTTCTAGTTTTCCATCATATCCTCAAAATTCACAATATACAggtggaaataatatttatcctcCGTACATGTCTACAACATCTTCTGGATTTCCATATCAAGGTTATGGTTCATATGGAGGAACTGCATCAAATTATCCATCACAAAGTTGTACTGGCTCTTTTCAATATCCTCCATCAACACAACCa tcTCCGACAGTACCTGCTACTGTTGGTGCATCAGGTACAATTACAGAAGAACATATTAGAGCTTCATTATTATCAGCAGTAGAAGACAAATTAAGACGAAGACTTAAAGAACAATTTTCACAATTGTCAGCTGAATTAGAAACATTACGTAGAACACAACAAGAACTTACAAGTGGATCAGCTCATCTAAcagatttatttgataaattaaaaaaagagaaaactgaactcgaaaaaaatattactatactTCAAGATAAAGAAGCtgaattggaaaaagaaattgcaaaaCTTTCTGACAATCAGTCAATAGATGTTGATGAAGCTGTTACAACAATCGCACCACTTTACAAAca aatgttAAATGCATTTGCGGAAGAAGCAGCCACAGAAGATGCTATCTATTATTTAGGCGAAGCTTTACGTTGTGGTATTATAGATTTAGATGCATTCTTAAAACAAGTACGACAACTTTCACGCAGACAATTTATGTTAAGAGCTCTTATGCAACGCTGTCGTCAAAAAGCAGGATTGGCTGGTTAA
- the LOC108001233 gene encoding probable splicing factor, arginine/serine-rich 7 — MAVGSTKVVQVTNIAPQATKDQMQTLFGYLGKIEDIRLYPTIRDVAVPVQSRICYIKFHDQGCVAVAQHMTNTVFIDRALIVIPYQNGDIPDEQRALELTNNGTVVPGLYPSEPKLPPNVVNTIEGIPPNHVITTIDPKLEANGLPPYPHLPGHLDSRRIEEIRRTLVLANLDPSVTTDHLLDFFSNNNVEVKYLRMCTRDSDTEHYALVELSEQAAVVSALLLNGKLLLDRAIKIYHSTQAIAKPEAKSNEAAQKEIEEAMSRVKEAHNLISAAIDPMIGMLSKDKRSRSGSRSRKSRSRSRGRSRRSRSRKRSRSRHRRSRSRHRRRSRSRSKRSRSKDRRRKSPSRRRSSSRGRHRSRSRSRRSRSRRSRSKSKDRKKRSPRRRSRSRSRSKRSKSKSRRSRSKSKSRSSKSKYSEKSRDKDKERRSKDKSDNCKKNDDKVDKEKSEKKSNKEKKSEKESKSEEKNKNTSENSDTKEKTESET, encoded by the exons ATGGCGGTTGGATCAACAAAAGTGGTACAAGTAACAAATATTGCACCTCAAGCAACGAAAGATCAAATGCAAACTTTGTTCGGGTACCTcggaaaaatagaagatatcAGATTGTATCCTACTATACGGGATGTCGCAGTACCTGTTCAATCTCGTAtttgttacataaaatttcatgatcAGGGATGTGTTGCTGTTGCTCAACATATGACAAATACTGTTTTTATCGATCGCGCATTAATTGTAATCCCTTATCAAAATGGTGACATTCCAGATGAACAGAGAGCTCttgaattaacaaataatggTACAGTTGTTCCag gtcTTTATCCTTCTGAGCCAAAACTACCACCAAATGTTGTAAATACAATAGAAGGAATTCCTCCAAATCATGTTATTACTACTATAGATCCAAAATTAGAGGCAAATGGATTGCCACCTTATCCACATTTACCTGGCCATTTAGATAGCAgaagaattgaagaaataagaagaacGCTTGTTCTTGCTAATTTAGATCCATCTGTCACAACTGATcatttattagatttcttcagtaataataatgttgaagtaaaatatttacgcATGTGTACCAGAGATTCAGATACAGAACATTATGCATTAGTAGAACTTTCTGAACAAGCAGCTGTAGtttctgcattattattaaatggaaaGTTGCTTTTGGATagagcaattaaaatttatcattcaacACAAGCAATAGCGAAACCTGAAGCAAAAAGTAATGAAGCAGCACAAAAAGAGATAGAAGAAGCTATGTCTCGAGTAAAGGAAGCtcacaatttaatttcagCTGCGATAGATCCAATGATTGGGATGTTATCAAAGGATAAACGAAGTCGTAGTGGTTCTCGTAGTCGAAAATCTCGATCTAGATCGAGAGGACGTAGTAGACGATCTAGATCACGTAAAAGATCACGTTCCCGTCACAGACGTTCACGTTCACGTCATCGACGAAGATCAAGATCTCGATCAAAACGTTCTCGCTCTAAAGATCGTAGACGAAAGTCTCCATCTCGTAGGAGAAGTAGTTCTCGTGGTCGACATCGTTCTCGTTCTCGATCTCGACGTTCTCGATCTCGCAGGTCCAGATCTAAATCCAAAGATCGCAAGAAACGATCTCCTCGTCGAAGAAGTCGATCACGATCTCGAAGTAAACGTTCGAAATCAAAATCTAGACGATCTAGATCTAAATCCAAATCTAGatcttcaaaatcaaaatattctgaaaaatcaagagataaagataaagaaaggaGAAGTAAAGATAAATcagataattgtaaaaaaaatgatgacaaggttgataaagaaaaaagcgaaaagaagtctaataaagaaaagaaatctgaaaaagaatcgaaatctgaagaaaaaaataaaaatacttccGAAAATAGCGATACAAAGGAGAAAACAGAgtctgaaacttaa